GTGGTATGGCGCTCAAGTAGCAGATATTTTAGGGACTTACGCTAAGGATTATGGATTTGACTTTAAAGAGAAAGCATTTGATTTTAAACAATTGAAAGCAAATCGTCAAGCTTATATTGATCGGATTCATGCTTCTTATGAGCGAGGCTTTGAGCAGAATGGTGTTGACCGTATTTATGATTATGCTGTTTTCAAAGATGCTCATACGGTAGAAATTGCAGGGCAGCTTTATACCGCACCGCATATTTTGATTGCCACAGGAGGACATCCTGTTTTTCCAGATATTGAGGGGGCACAATACGGTATCAGCTCGGACGGCTTTTTTGCCTTAGATGAGGTACCAAAACGTACGGCTGTGGTTGGGGCAGGCTATATTGCTGTGGAACTTGCTGGTGTTTTGCATGCTTTGGGATCGAAGACGGATTTGTTTATCCGTCACGATCGACCTTTAAGAAGTTTTGACAAAACCATTGTTGATGTCTTAGTTGATGAAATGGCAGTTAATGGGCCGCGTTTACACACTCATGCAGAAGTGGCAAAGGTTGTCAAAAATACTGATGAGTCCTTGACCCTTTACCTCAAAGATGGCCAAGAAGTTGAGGTTGACCAGCTCATTTGGGCTATCGGTCGCAAGCCTAATCTAGAAGGTTTTAGTCTTGACAAAACTGGAGTGACGTTAAATGATAAAGGTTATATTGAGACAGATGCCTATGAAAACACGTCTGTCAAAGGTATTTATGCCGTGGGAGATGTTAATGGGAAACTGGCTTTAACTCCAGTTGCTGTGGCAGCTGGACGTCGCCTATCAGAGCGTCTTTTCAATGGCAAAACAGACGAGAAATTGGACTACCAAAACGTTGCTACTGTGATTTTTAGTCACCCTGTTATTGGCTCTGTTGGCTTGTCAGAAGAAGCAGCAGTCAAACAGTATGGGCAAGAAGCAGTTAAAACATATCAATCACGTTTTACGTCTATGTTTACTGCTATCACTAACCATCGCCAACCTTGTCTGATGAAGTTGGTAACAGTCGGAGATACCGAAAAAATAGTTGGTCTTCACGGAATCGGATACGGGGTTGACGAAATGATTCAGGGCTTTGCAGTAGCCATCAAAATGGGAGCAACCAAGGCGGATTTTGATAACACCGTTGCTATTCACCCAACTGGCTCAGAAGAATTTGTCACCATGCGCTAAAAAATGTAGCCTAAGGCAATAAAAAATGATGTTAACAGTTTTTGAGGAAAGTCTTCTAAACTGCTAGCATCGTTTTTTGTTAGGTGATTAGGGGAATATGTTTTTAAAGATATTTGCGTTGCTCAGACAATATTGCCTTACCTCGGAGATAAAATAAAGTGACCCTGTAACAACAAAGAGTTCATCAGATGTTACGGAACCTTGTAACCAGTCTCTGTAATCTTTTACCTGTGGGTATTTATCAGGATAATCCTCTAAAAGATTTGCTTCAGGGAAATCAAAAGTCGTGACAGATACTTCAAAAGTATCTAGTTGAGCCAGCAAGTCGGCTAAAGGCTTACGTTTGAGACCTGCAAAGAGAATATGAATAGGACGTTTGGGAAATTCTTCTTGCAGTAGAGACTTTAATTTAGCAATGGAATCTGGATTGTGAGCGCCGTCTAATAGAAGATTAGGTTGAATAAATTCGGACCGGCCAGGCCAAGTTGTTGCCTCAATTCCTTTTTGAATCGTTTTTGGAGATATTTTAGGAAAGGATTTTCTAAGTAATTGAGCTGTCATAATGGCTAAACAGGCATTCGCTTTTTGATGTTGACCTAATAGTTTGAGACGGAGTTTGGTTAAATTCAAGTTATCGTGTTGAAAGGAAAACGTCTTTTCTGAAGGATTGAGCAAAAAATCTTTTCCTAATTGATATAAGCGTGAACCGGCTTTTTGGGTAACTTGTTGAAAGACTTGACTAGCCTCCTGCTCAAGTTGACCGATAATAACGGGTTCTTTAGCTTTGATAACTTCTGCTTTTTGGTGAGCAATTTCTGCTAGGCTATAACCTAAACGTTCTTGGTGATCAAAACTAATAGAAGGGCATACGACGGCCAGAGCATGAAAAACATTGGTTGCGTCGGTTTTCCCACCAATCCCTGCCTCAATAATGGCAATATCAACAGGTTTAAGATTGGCAAAGTAGCAAAACATTATGAGCGTCACTAACTCAAACTCGGTAGGTCTATCCCAATTTGTTTCAAGAGACATTTTAGTGAGAATGGGTCTAATCACGCTCACACATTGCGCCAATTCTAGGTCTGAAATGGGCTGGCCATTAAGGCAAATCCGATCGTGAAAAGAGATAATAAAAGGAGATGTAAAGGTTCCGACCTGATAACCAGAAGTTGACAGGATATGCTGTAAGTAGGCTGTCACAGAGCCCTTGCCGTTAGTTCCAACAACGTGAATAGCAGGGAATTTGTCTTGTGGCCGGCCTAGTGCCTCAAGTAACCAAGCCATTCTGGCCAAATCGGTCTTGCGACCATTAGCCTTAAAGGTATGAATCCAGGAAATGCTATCATAGGTAGTCATTACTATTTCTTGTCCTTCTAACAATGCTTTTAAGGGTTCGTAGGAAGACCAGTATTAGCATCTTCAGCTCCAGTTGCATTAGGAATTTGCGTCCCTTCAGTGGCTGATGGTGTCTCAGGAGCTGTAGGAGTTGTCTCGTTGTGAGAAGGTGTGGTAGAAGATGACGGAAGAGTTGTCTTATTATCATCTGTGGTTTCTGAAGTACCTGTATGGTTTTGATTACCCTGAGAAGACTCTTTTTCAATAATCTTGACAATGGTATTACTCGATTCTTTGGGTGTATCATTAGAGGTCTTATCTGGTACAGGCTGCAGTGCTCTTGAAATGGTAATGGTTGCCACGATGATACTCAAAATACTACCAATAAGTGCAATGGATTTTTGGAAAGCTGTAAAACCTGTTTTAATATGCTCGGTAGGGACACCTCCTGATTTACGAGGTTTTTGTTGACGGGAATAACGTGATGACATATTTTTCTCCTTTAAAATCATCGTAATGCCAAGATTAAGGAGGAGGAAACAGAAGTCCTAGCTCCTCTTTAACACTTCATCTATCAGTATAATCTAGAAAAAAAGTGAAGTCAACGGTTTACCTTATGTCTAGGACAAGGAAGTCCTTTGGGCTTATTGTAATACGAATATTCTTGATTTCA
The genomic region above belongs to Streptococcus pyogenes and contains:
- a CDS encoding folylpolyglutamate synthase/dihydrofolate synthase family protein — translated: MTTYDSISWIHTFKANGRKTDLARMAWLLEALGRPQDKFPAIHVVGTNGKGSVTAYLQHILSTSGYQVGTFTSPFIISFHDRICLNGQPISDLELAQCVSVIRPILTKMSLETNWDRPTEFELVTLIMFCYFANLKPVDIAIIEAGIGGKTDATNVFHALAVVCPSISFDHQERLGYSLAEIAHQKAEVIKAKEPVIIGQLEQEASQVFQQVTQKAGSRLYQLGKDFLLNPSEKTFSFQHDNLNLTKLRLKLLGQHQKANACLAIMTAQLLRKSFPKISPKTIQKGIEATTWPGRSEFIQPNLLLDGAHNPDSIAKLKSLLQEEFPKRPIHILFAGLKRKPLADLLAQLDTFEVSVTTFDFPEANLLEDYPDKYPQVKDYRDWLQGSVTSDELFVVTGSLYFISEVRQYCLSNANIFKNIFP
- a CDS encoding DUF6556 family protein, with the translated sequence MSSRYSRQQKPRKSGGVPTEHIKTGFTAFQKSIALIGSILSIIVATITISRALQPVPDKTSNDTPKESSNTIVKIIEKESSQGNQNHTGTSETTDDNKTTLPSSSTTPSHNETTPTAPETPSATEGTQIPNATGAEDANTGLPTNP
- the gorA gene encoding glutathione-disulfide reductase, with amino-acid sequence MVIPYDYIVIGGGSAGIASANRAAMHGAKVLLAEGKEIGGTCVNLGCVPKKVMWYGAQVADILGTYAKDYGFDFKEKAFDFKQLKANRQAYIDRIHASYERGFEQNGVDRIYDYAVFKDAHTVEIAGQLYTAPHILIATGGHPVFPDIEGAQYGISSDGFFALDEVPKRTAVVGAGYIAVELAGVLHALGSKTDLFIRHDRPLRSFDKTIVDVLVDEMAVNGPRLHTHAEVAKVVKNTDESLTLYLKDGQEVEVDQLIWAIGRKPNLEGFSLDKTGVTLNDKGYIETDAYENTSVKGIYAVGDVNGKLALTPVAVAAGRRLSERLFNGKTDEKLDYQNVATVIFSHPVIGSVGLSEEAAVKQYGQEAVKTYQSRFTSMFTAITNHRQPCLMKLVTVGDTEKIVGLHGIGYGVDEMIQGFAVAIKMGATKADFDNTVAIHPTGSEEFVTMR